GCACAACGTGAGGTGAAAACCGGATCAGCAGCTTGGTTATTTCCAGAAGGTCGGTGAGAGCGGCGGTGCAGGCTGCGGCATCGGCCTCAATCCGTGCCACGCCGTCCGTGTCGCGTTCGCCAAAGAGCGCCGCCGCCGCTTGCAGCGTCTTCTTCACGCCGGACCAGCGCGCCGTCGTCAATGTCGAGTTCGGGGTCATGAATTTGAACGGATCGCCCTTGCGCTGCATCCAGTCCGTCACCGCTTCCCTGTCGTCGAGCGACATGCTGGCGAAGCTGCGCCACCAGCCGTTTGGCCGCTTCTCGGTAAACGGGCGACCGTTGCCGCTGAGTTCGAACTTCCAGACCTGTTCTTCTCCGTCCGGCTCATCGTTCGGTCCGCTGCTGTAAAGCACCGTCTGGCGGTCGACGACCTTGGCCGCTGGCCAGCAGTGGCCGTAATAGGTCAGGCGGGAAAAAACGTAATCGGCCATGTTCAAATGCTCTCCAACGCGCTTACGGTGCGCTAATGTCGGCAAATTACGTCAGAGACGTTTACAGTGCAAGTCTATACTTGTTTAAGCGGATATTTGTAGCTATTATCGCTTTATCGTACCGCCGAGGAGGTTAACAATGGCAAACGCGAGCAACTTTGACCGCAAGCGCGCTCCGCGCCGCAAAGGCCCCGGAAACACCATCAAAGGAACCGCCGAGAAGCTCGACGTTTCCGAAAAGAAGGTGCGCGAATTCATCCGCGACGGCATTATTACGCCTGTCGCGTTCGGCAAGCTGGTGCGGATACCGGATGCGCAGATCGAAAAAGTGAGGGAAATCTTCGCTTAAATTTTACAGCCAGCGGGTCGCTGGAGACCATCAAAAAGGGGAGCCTCGTGGGGCGGGTTATGACGATCCGCTTCACAAACAACAAACCCGCCCGGATGAGGGGCGGGCCTGCGCTGGGGGATCAAGACGATACGCTACGTCTCGATTTTATCGCGCGGAGCCTGCCGATGCAACCGGGCCGTTGAAAGGCTTCCGGTTTCTATGTCTGCGCATGACGACGATCTTTCCCCGAAGACCATTGCCCGCGATGGCATCCTTTATCATCCGACACTGACTGCGCGGCAGCGCCACGTCGCCGCCTGCCTCATCGACCGCTGGAACGAAAGAGACAATCTTTGCAACCCCGGAACGCGGTGCATTGCCATGGATACAGGTTACGACCGGGCGGATATTCGCGACATTCTGGACGAGCTATGCGAAGGCGAGGACAGGCTGTTTGACCGCATTCCCGGCATCCAAGGACGTGGCCGCAGCACGCGATATCATCCGCGCCTTGAAGCGTTCGAAACGCACCGTCAAGAGCATGCCAGACGCCGGGCGCTAACTGATGGAGAAAAGGGGGTGGTGGAACCCCCTATAATTGCAGAAAAGGGGGGGATAGTACCCCCTATTAAAAAGGGGGGTATTTCGGGCATAAAAGGGGGTACCGGTACCCCCAGAAACCTTAAAGAAACCCATAAAGAAAGAAGCGCGCATGCGCGCGACGCGAAGACGGATTTTTCTTTTGGGAAAAAATCCGCTCCGCTCAGTGCTGAGGAAACAAGGAAGGCAGCGCTGCACCGTTGGTGGAACGATCTTCACCGCGACGACAGGTGGCGGCAATGCAATGCCTTTGAGAATCTCCGCGACCGGAGTGGAGCTGCGTTGTTTGACCTGCTCACCGAAGCTGAGCTTGCCGAGCAAGGCGGTGGCTTCAAGTTGATCGTCGAACTGATCAACCTTGACGATCCCGTGGCCGCAGTGCGGACGCGGCTCGCGACGAGGAGCGCGCCATGACAACCGATCCACGCTGCCAGCTCCTTGCCGACGAAATTCACGAAGCGATCTGGCGCGTGCTGCGTGACGACGCCAACGCACCGCTTTCCATCATCGTCAACGCGACGGTTTCAATTTTAGCGCACTACGTCGTCGCCGCCGTGCCAGCGGAAGAGCGGGAAAAGGCGGTGCCGCTTTTGACGGCTGCGTTTGAGGAGGCGCTGGCACAGCACGGCGTTATCCGCGATTGCCCGTGGGCGCAGGATTTGGACGGAACGAAGCATTGAGATCGGCCAGCCGAAAGGCCGGTGACTTTCGGCAACTGAACAGGAAGGAAGGACAATGACTGACGAATATGGAATCAAGGTCTTCAGCCACACGGAAGCACCTCGCGTCTTTGCGCTGGTCGGCGACGTCACGAAGTACATCCTCGATCACGAAACGGAGATCATCGCCGATCCGAAACGGATGATCAGCGAGATCGCGGCGACGTTTCCGCAAGCCGATATAACGCTGATCAGCTGGGCTTTTGATGAAGCTGGCGGCAAATCGAAGCGGATTGCCAAGTGGGTAAGGAAACAGAGGGAGCAGTGAAAAATGCAAACGCGACTTGAACTGATCGACTATCTCATCGACCGCTGCCCGATCTTCGACAACCTCGACGATCCCGGTGTGCGCGACGCCTATGACCAAATCATCAACGCATCCAACAACGATGAAATGGTGCGCTGGTCAAACGTGTTGGAGGCGCGCATTGCGGCTGTACTCGGTTGGGACGAACGTGAGTGTAAGTTCGTTGGCGAAGCGATTGCTTACTTCGCTGGTGTCTTCGGACAGCATGGCGATGGTACGGATGAACTGGAACCAAGTGCATTGGCAAACTGAACGTGCCACCGGCAAAGCAAAGCTCGGCAATAGGCGTCACCATTGCCGAGCCACCGGGTAAGTCGCCAAACCACCCTTGAATGGAAGAAGGAAGATTATAAACCCGGTGCGAGCCTCCATCCGTCAGCGCGCACCGGGAGCTGCAAGTGACCGCTTGTTCGCGCAACCAAGCCACGGCAGCGGCGAGAGCATAGCACGTTCGAAGGCCTGATTGTAGCCACAAGGCGGACAGTCTCACTGTAACAAATTACAGTGACCGGGGCGCTCTCGACCCCATGGGGGGTATCTGAAACTTCAGAGGCTCGCCTGCCGACCGGCCACGCGGTCGCGCGAGAGATTCCGGGCATAAGGAATTTTTGCGGGCATAAGGATTTTCAATCGAAATTGCGCAAATTTGCATAATTAAATCAACCCTTTACGATCCGACGCTCATCGGCGTATGCTGGCGGCAACCGAAAGACACTGAAGGCTATCCGGTAGGCCTGCGCGATCTCCGCCATCCCTCCGCCAGCCCAAGCAGGAGGGGTTTCCAAAATGGACAGATACTCATTCGAAGACAAGCTGGAGGCGCTCACCACCAGCGTCGGCTTTCACTTCGGCGCTCTCCACAAGGAGATCGGCGACGTCAAAAAGTTGGGCATCAGTAATAATCGCGAAATTCATCGCCGCCGACCGCCGCAGCCGGACCTGTCGGGGGCGCAGCGGGTTGCCAAGCACGCGGTGCTGCGCTTCCTGAATTACGAAAGCGTCGAGGACGGCTATCGCGAGCGCTATGCCAGCAAGGCGGCAGTCGCGGCAGGCAACACGGTCACGCCGGGCTGGGCGGCGGAGTTGACCGCTGGCGACACCGCCGATTTTTTGACCGAGGGCAGCAGTCCCTCGCTGTTGGCGCGGCTGCTGTCGATTGGCCTCAATCTCGGCACTGGCTGGCCGCTCAAAATCGGCTTTCGCAGCGATCACACGCCCATGGGCAACTGGACCGTCGAGGCCGACCCGGCACCGGTCGGTGCGTTGCAGCTTGCCAGCTTCACGCCGATTTCGAGAAAAGTGACGGGCATTGCTGTCATTTCGCGAGAGCTGAAAAAATATTCCTCGCCCGCTATCGAGGCGATCATCTCGACGTTCCTGCGCAACGACCTTAACGCGATCATCGACGCCGCGCTCATCGACGACCAGCCCAGCGATGCCGCGCGTCCTCAGGGTTTGCTTTTCGGCGTTTCGCCGACGCCGCCCGGTGCCGATCTTGCCGCCGATCTGAAGGCGCTGGCCGCTGCGGTGCTTGCCGCTGGCGGCACCGCGCCGGTTTTCATCGTCAACCCGCTCACCGCCATCGACCTCGATTTCATGGCGGGACAATTTTCCTACCCGGTTCTGCCATCGCCGTATTGCCCCGCAGGCCGCATCATCTGCCTCGACAGCTTGTCGTTCGCGGGCAGTCTCGGCGCGCTCGAAGTACAATCGTCCGAGGAAGCAACCGTGCATTTGGCCGCTCCTGCATCGCCTATAGTTGACGGCGGCGGGGTCGCGGCCAGCGGGGTTACGTCGCTGTGGCAAACCGGTCGAATTGGCCTGTCCGGCCTCGTCGATGCCGCGTGGGGCATCGCGCCGAACCACGTCCAGTTCCTCGATCAGGCATGAGGTGGCGTCATGGCCAAGAGCAAAACCACCCCGCAGCAGGAGCAACAACTCAGCAGCGAATTGGCGAGGCTAATCGTTGCAGAGGTTCGCACTGCTTTCACGGCCTATAGCGCGGCGCTGAAAGCCGTCACAGATGGCAACACGAACAATCTCCGGGCCACGGCGCGAGACTTAATCGAACTGATCGAACTCGAACGTGCGCAGCGCGAAAAGGCGGACGCCCGACTGCATGAGCAGATGAACGCGCTCAAGGAGCTGCACGGCCTCGAACAGCAACGGGAGAACCTGCTGCAATGAACGCGCCGGTAAAGATTTCCGAGAAGGCCTTCTCTGCCAAAGAGGTGATCAAGGCCATCGGCAGCGAATTGGGTGAGCTGGAAAGAAAGCTCGACAAGTCCGAGCAAGTCCGCCGCGATATGCAAGATCAGATCGACGAGCTTCGACACGCCGCTCGAACGAGAGAAGCCGATCTGGCCGACGATCTCGTTGAACTTCGCCGCGTCGTCAATCGCATGAGCGTCGAACTCGAAGCGCTGAAAGGAACGAGACGTGGCTGACGACGCTGCATCGCTGGTTGTGCAAATCCGGGCCGATCAGGCACGTTTTCAAAGGGAAATGTCCAAGGTGGCGCGCGACGCCAGCCGTGCCGCTGACCGTGTCGAGAAGGGCTTCAAAGCCGCCAACAGCAATGCCGCGAAATCGTTCGGGCAGGTCGGCACCTCGGCGCAGCGCGGTTTCGGAACGGCATCCAGAGCCGCGCAATCCTATAGCCAGAAGCTTGACCAGATTGCCAAGAAGCAGGCGGCTTTCGGCAGCGGCGTGGGTTCGTTCATCAAGGGCGGCGTCGCGGGCATAGCGGCGGGCGTTTCCGTTGGCGCGTTGAAGGACTTGCTCGATACCAACACGCGCATCACCAATGCATTGAAACAGGCAGGATTGGCAGGCACTGCCCTCGACAACGTCTATGGCCAGCTTGCCACCGCCGCCAAGGCGACGGGCAGCAATTTCGAGAGCCTGGCCTCGCTCTATGGCCGGGTTTCCATCGCCTCGAAGGAGCTGGGCATCAGCCAGTCGGACGTGCTGGAATTTACCAAACGCATGGCGTTCGGGCTGAAGGCGTCCGGCACCGACGCGCAACAGGCATCGGACGGTATCCGGCAGCTGACCCAGAGCATGGCGTCCGGCGTGCTGCGCGGCGACGAGTTCAACAGCGTCATGGAAAATCTCCCCGACGTGGCGCGCTCGATTGCCAGCGGCATGGGTGTGACCGTCGGCGAGCTGCGGGGCATGGCCGAGGAAGGCCAGCTGACCGCCAAGAAGGTGTTCGAGGCCTACATGAAAGGCTCCGCCGACGTCGAGGAACGGGCCAAGCTCACCAGCACCACCATCTCCGGCGCGTTCCAGAACATCGGCACGGCGCTGGTCGAGGCGGCGGGCGAGTTTGACACGGCGACCGGCGCATCGAAGCGCTTCGCCGAGTTCACCAGCGGCACGCTGATCCCGGCGATTGAGAAAACCGGCGTCGCCTTGGCCGATGCCGAAAACCGCTTTGCGCAATTCTGGAGCGAGTTCCAGAAACAGGGCGCGGAAGCGGGCAAGGCGATGGGGACCGATTGGGTGGGCCGCGCCATCGGCCTGTCGTCGATCAGCGACGCCGAGTGGGCGCTGCGCGATGTCAGGAAAGCCGCCAAGGACACCGGCACCGAGATCGCGACGATGTCCGAGCGCCTGCGCCGCGCCGGGCAAGGCGAGATGGCGGCAGCGCTTGTCGCCGGGTTCGGCAATCTCGGCACCAAGATCGAGGACGGCACCGCCAAGGTGGCGGACTTCGATCAGGCGATGGAGCGGCTGCAAGCCACCGGCACCGGAGCCGGGCAGTTGCTGGCGAAAAGCGTCGGCGCGCTGCGCGAGCAGTATGTGGCGGCGGGCGGCGACAGCGACGAGCTGAAACGCAAGGCCGAGGCGCTCGGCACAACCATCGCCGATATCTTCGGCAAGCAGGCACCGGGCTTCATCCAGTCGTTCATCGACCAGATCGGCATTGACGCGCCGGACGCGGTGCAAAAGCTCATCGACAAGCTGAAGCTCGGCGCACAGGCGGCAGCCCAGCTCGACACCAACGCGGCCAACGTCCTCAGCCAGCTGAAAGAGTTCGGCCCGGCTCTCGATCCCTTGTCGAGTGGAGAGAACCAGCTCGGAGCCGGTTTCGGCGCGGCGTCGATTGGCGCGGGCGGCATCATCGGCAAGGGTGATTTTACCGCCGCGAAAGCGTTCCTGAAAACCCGCGCCGTGTCGTCGGCGGCGGGAGCCGAGGCCGTCGAGAAGCTCGACAATGAGCTGGCGGAAAAGGTGGCGCTGCTCCTGAAGCAGTTTCCCGACATCGTCGTCAACGAGGCGTTCAGGACCGCAGAGCAGCAGCGGGCGCTCTATGCCAAGCTGAAGCCGAAGGGCGCGCGTGTCGCCGCTCCCGGCACCTCGCGGCATGAGCGCGGCGCGGCGGTTGATTTGAGCGTCGGCAAGTTGTCGCCGGAGCGCTATGCCGAGTTGAAGCGCAAGGCGCAGGAGCTTGGCCTCGACGCGCCGTTCGGCGACGACCGGGGCCATTTCCAGATGGCAGGCGGACGCGATAGCGGCGCTGGCAGCGAACACCGGGTGGCGGCGGCGAAGGCGGAGAAGAAGGCCTTTGACGAGCTTTACGCCAGCAACAGCAAACGGCTGGAGCAGCAGCGGCAGGAAAACCAGATCAACGCCGATGCGACGCTGAGCATCGACCAGAAAACCCTCGCCATCGAAAAACAGAGGATTGCCACCGACCTGCTCGATGCGGCGCGGGAGCAGGGTCTCGTCGTCAACGACCAGCTCAAGGCCAAGATCGACGCGCAGGCCGAGGCCATGGCGCGCGCCGGGCTGGCGGCGGAAAAGCTGAAAACCAGCGGCGATGCGCTGGCGGAAGGTCAGGAGCGGCAGAAACAGGCGGCAGCGGATTTGGCCGACGCCTATGGCCAGATTGCCAAGACGGCGTTTTCCGGTTTCGTCAATGACCTTCGCAACGGCGTCGAGGCGGGCGAGGCTTTTACCAACATGCTCGACCGGGTGATCGACGGCTTGATCAACATGGCGATTGAGGCGCTGTTCTCGAAGAACGCGCTGGGCTCACTCTTCACCGGCACCGGCAGTGGTACGGGCGGTGGCTTCCTTGGCAAGATATTGGGCTTCGGCATGCACGCTGGCGGCACCGTCGGGCGCGACGCAACGTTCGTGCGTGCGGTTAGTGCCAATGCCTTCGTCGGGGCAAAACGCTACCAGCGCGGCGGTGTGGCCGGATTTGCGCCGGGTGAAGTTCCGGCGATATTGCACAAGGGCGAAGTCGTCCTGCCGAAGGGCGCGGTGGCGAAGGGCGGCAGCGGCACGGTCTACGACAACCGCCAGAACAATGTGGCAATCCGGGTGGACAGCAACGGCAATGCGGTGCTGACGAAGGATCAGGGCGTCGGCTTAGGCAAGCGCCTGAACCTTGTGGTGCAGGAAGAGATCGCCCGCCAGCAGCGGTCGGGCGGATTGCTCGCCGGGACCGGGCCGGGGCAGCGGTAAACGGTAGCACCGGGGTTTCAAACTAACGCGACGGCCAGAAGTACCACACAGTGAACGCGAGCGCAGACACCCATATGACTACGATGGCGATTGCAGCACCGCGACTGGTTGGACGATCTTCCATCGCAGTAGCTTTTTCTCGATGCTCAGCCATGACTTCCGGTGGGATCATCCGGACAACGAGCATAATACCGAGGGGCAACAATATAATTTCATCGAGATAGCCGAGGACGGGGATGAAATCAGGAATGAGATCAATTGGAGACAGAGCATACGCAGCTATCGTGAAGGCAAGCGCCTTGGCATACCAAGGCGTACGTCTGTCACGCGCAGCGAAATAGACCGCGTAGACATCTCGCTTGACGTGCTTGGCCCAGCCTCTCAGCCGTTCAAACCATCCCGAGCGCTGTGCAGCCGTCATGTTGCATTCCTATTAAATCCCTTCTCGGTAAATTCGAGAGCGGCGGATATTCGATGGCACTCTAAAGCACATTTGGGAGTTTTGCGTAAGCGCGCACAAGCCCAACGCGGGCTTTGAGGCGGCGGCATTTGTGCCAGCAGTGGGGATTTTCCCCGCCTTGCCGCCCGCGCGCCTTCGGGTGTATCCATGAAACCATGCCATCGGACGCCGAACAATTCGCCTCGTTGATAGCTGGCCTCGAAGCCGCTGGCATGTCGCGCGATCTAATCGCCAAGCAATGTGGATTGTCCCGCGCCAGCGTCTGGCGCTTGGCGGCGGGCGAAGCGCGGACACCGACATACGGCACGGTGCGGAGCCTTGAGCGGCTCTACGAAACAAAGGTGGGACCGTCGCCGTTGAGGCGATGAACTTTGGCGGAATTCCGCCGAGGTTTCGTGGCGGTTACTTGCCAGTCACAATAGCTTCGGCATTGGCGCATATGCGCTCCATGCCTTCCGTTATCGGTTGCGAGACGCCACCGGCCTGCGCCGCCAATTGGTCGGCCTTCCCCAGCAAAATGCCCGTGTCCTGCATAAGCGCCGCTTTCGGGTCTGGATGCCTGAACGCTTCCTTTGCCAGCAGATATCCGCACACCATCTCGACGGCCATCATTTCCAGCTTCAGTTCGAGAGCCGCTTGCTCCCACGTCTTGTCCGCCATGTCGGTTCTCCCGCAGCGATAAGTTTCCAGATTCTGGAAACATTGGCAGCGAAGGATTGAGAAGGCGTTACACGTGGCAATTCTTGCCAAATTCTTGCCAAATGTTAATCACGTCTCCCCTACCCTTTTGAACTCATTGGTAGAACCGCAATTCCGAAATAGTTTTGCCACAAATGAAAGCTCTAACTGCACCACTGCCCGGACACAGATTTGATAAAAGAGGAAATCAAATGCGCTTCATCGTAGCAACGTTCATGTTCATCGCCTCCCTGCTTCCGGTCGGTGCTCTTGCGGACGACGCGCAGGGTACAATCACCAAGATCGATGAAGACAATTCGACCATTACCCTCGACGATGGCAAAGTCTATAAATTGCCGGGCGAATTCGACCTGAGCGTTATCGAGCAGGGTATGAAGGTTACGTTGATGTTCGACGTGGTCAACAAGGAACGTTTCATTACCGACATCGAAGAGACCACGGAATAGCTACAGCCAGGTAAGGTGACCATTCTCCAGACGCAGAAGTCGATCCTGTGTGATAAGAAGATTGGCGGCATCGTGGCCGTCCAGTTTCTCCACCATGCGGAAGATTGTCCTCAGGCAGCCGCCATGGGTTACGCATACCGTGGGTTCTTCTACCTC
This is a stretch of genomic DNA from Phyllobacterium zundukense. It encodes these proteins:
- a CDS encoding helix-turn-helix domain-containing protein, with the protein product MANASNFDRKRAPRRKGPGNTIKGTAEKLDVSEKKVREFIRDGIITPVAFGKLVRIPDAQIEKVREIFA
- a CDS encoding phage major capsid protein, coding for MDRYSFEDKLEALTTSVGFHFGALHKEIGDVKKLGISNNREIHRRRPPQPDLSGAQRVAKHAVLRFLNYESVEDGYRERYASKAAVAAGNTVTPGWAAELTAGDTADFLTEGSSPSLLARLLSIGLNLGTGWPLKIGFRSDHTPMGNWTVEADPAPVGALQLASFTPISRKVTGIAVISRELKKYSSPAIEAIISTFLRNDLNAIIDAALIDDQPSDAARPQGLLFGVSPTPPGADLAADLKALAAAVLAAGGTAPVFIVNPLTAIDLDFMAGQFSYPVLPSPYCPAGRIICLDSLSFAGSLGALEVQSSEEATVHLAAPASPIVDGGGVAASGVTSLWQTGRIGLSGLVDAAWGIAPNHVQFLDQA
- a CDS encoding tape measure protein, whose protein sequence is MADDAASLVVQIRADQARFQREMSKVARDASRAADRVEKGFKAANSNAAKSFGQVGTSAQRGFGTASRAAQSYSQKLDQIAKKQAAFGSGVGSFIKGGVAGIAAGVSVGALKDLLDTNTRITNALKQAGLAGTALDNVYGQLATAAKATGSNFESLASLYGRVSIASKELGISQSDVLEFTKRMAFGLKASGTDAQQASDGIRQLTQSMASGVLRGDEFNSVMENLPDVARSIASGMGVTVGELRGMAEEGQLTAKKVFEAYMKGSADVEERAKLTSTTISGAFQNIGTALVEAAGEFDTATGASKRFAEFTSGTLIPAIEKTGVALADAENRFAQFWSEFQKQGAEAGKAMGTDWVGRAIGLSSISDAEWALRDVRKAAKDTGTEIATMSERLRRAGQGEMAAALVAGFGNLGTKIEDGTAKVADFDQAMERLQATGTGAGQLLAKSVGALREQYVAAGGDSDELKRKAEALGTTIADIFGKQAPGFIQSFIDQIGIDAPDAVQKLIDKLKLGAQAAAQLDTNAANVLSQLKEFGPALDPLSSGENQLGAGFGAASIGAGGIIGKGDFTAAKAFLKTRAVSSAAGAEAVEKLDNELAEKVALLLKQFPDIVVNEAFRTAEQQRALYAKLKPKGARVAAPGTSRHERGAAVDLSVGKLSPERYAELKRKAQELGLDAPFGDDRGHFQMAGGRDSGAGSEHRVAAAKAEKKAFDELYASNSKRLEQQRQENQINADATLSIDQKTLAIEKQRIATDLLDAAREQGLVVNDQLKAKIDAQAEAMARAGLAAEKLKTSGDALAEGQERQKQAAADLADAYGQIAKTAFSGFVNDLRNGVEAGEAFTNMLDRVIDGLINMAIEALFSKNALGSLFTGTGSGTGGGFLGKILGFGMHAGGTVGRDATFVRAVSANAFVGAKRYQRGGVAGFAPGEVPAILHKGEVVLPKGAVAKGGSGTVYDNRQNNVAIRVDSNGNAVLTKDQGVGLGKRLNLVVQEEIARQQRSGGLLAGTGPGQR
- a CDS encoding YkvA family protein — translated: MTAAQRSGWFERLRGWAKHVKRDVYAVYFAARDRRTPWYAKALAFTIAAYALSPIDLIPDFIPVLGYLDEIILLPLGIMLVVRMIPPEVMAEHREKATAMEDRPTSRGAAIAIVVIWVSALAFTVWYFWPSR
- a CDS encoding helix-turn-helix domain-containing protein — its product is MPSDAEQFASLIAGLEAAGMSRDLIAKQCGLSRASVWRLAAGEARTPTYGTVRSLERLYETKVGPSPLRR
- a CDS encoding DUF1344 domain-containing protein, whose protein sequence is MRFIVATFMFIASLLPVGALADDAQGTITKIDEDNSTITLDDGKVYKLPGEFDLSVIEQGMKVTLMFDVVNKERFITDIEETTE